CTTGGTGTTGTAAAGTGTCACTGCGTCATTAAAAGCCTGACGGGCAAAAGCAATCCGGTTTTCAGTGGAAGACAATTCTTCCATTACCTGAGTCATAGCGCGATCGGCTTTCAATTCTGGATAAGATTCTGAAAGTACCATCAACCGACTTAACGCACCCGTCAGCGCCCCTTCAGCATTGCCCAATTGTTGCATCGCTTGGGGATCTCCAGGATTTTGGGCGGCGCGACCGCTAGCATTAATTGCAGAATTTCGGGCGGCAATAACTGCTTCTAAGGTTTCTCGCTCATGTTTCATGTACCCCTTGGCTGTTTCCACCAAGTTGGGAATTAAGTCATAGCGGCGCTGTAATTGAACATCGATTTGAGAGTAAGCATTTTTGTAACGGTTGCGATACTTAACTAAATCGTTGTAGCTATTAATGATAATTACAGCAACAATGGCAACTAAAGCAACAGCAAATATTAAAAGCCCCATATTTTTAGATTATTTCCATCAGGTACTTACTTTTTTGCAGATTTACCAATTACGGTAATCCTCATATCCAACAGAATTTATGTGGATATAGAGATGAGTCTACTTGTCGCAAGTTGGCTTCGTCGTCTGTAAAATTAGTTACGCAAGTTTACTGATGTAGGATTTTTTAAATAACCGCAGAGGCGCAGAGAACGCAGAGTGAAATAAATTAAAGTTTGTAGTAAGGACTTTAGTACTGATAATCCTTGCTCTGAGCGATAAATCGCTCACTCAAACTAAGAGTTTATTTTATTGTATTTAATTATGTGTACCTACTTATCATCTCTGTGTACTCTGTGCCTCTGTAGTCGATTAAAAATTCTAGCCAGATATGTCACCGATGAATCTGAGTAAATAGGGAATAACCACTGACAGCAAAAATAAAAAGGATGGCGGCAGGAAAAATTATTACATCCCTGACAATAAATAAAATCCAATCTTTTCTTAGTTCTTGTTTAAACTTAAGTTCTCGCAGTTTTCGCTCAAGTTCTAAGTCTTCTGGTGACTGCAAGTTGACAGGTGGCAAAATTAGCGGATTATCGCCTTTGCTGGCAATTCTTTTTGATAAATCTGTTATATCTGTCATGCCGTTGAGATACTGATATTACTTAGTGTCTCATAAAAAAGAGCCAGAGAAGTAACTCTCTGGCTCAAAGCTGGAGACAAAAGAATCATCAAATAAAGGCTAACTTGGGTAAGAACCTAAATTCTTCCCAGGTTATGCAGCCCTAAAATAGTACCTACTCCCAAGATATGACCAAAGGCGGTAGTTGCTAAAAGGGCTGGTAAACCAAAACCACCAAAGAAATTGGCTGAGGGTAGTCCTGGTTCTGCGTTGGGATACTTGATGCTAGATTTGCCAAAGGCAATGGCAACGATATTAGCAATAATCATAATCAGTCCAACTGTAGGACTCCATTGCAGAGGTGTGGTTGCAGCAGCGAGTAAGGTTGAAGTCAACACCTAGATTTGCTCCTGAAATTTATTAATGGTTGAAAACATAATCTGAAACTTTCCGAAGCAAATTCAAGAAATTACCCGATTTTGCATCAATATTTAACAGTTATTCTTACTACTTAATAAAATATGAGTTCAACGCAGCGAGCTGACTGTGGTAGCTAGTTTGAATTTAAATATCTGAAACAAGCAAACTGGTAGTCTTTATTTATACTCAAACACCAGTGATTCTGATGAAATTATTGCAATGCATCCATCGCAATTTGTGCCGGAGTTACGAATAAAAATATCCTGACTTTTTGAAGGATATAGCAATACTTAAGAAATTCAAGGAGCGGATTCACCTTTTGGTAGATTTAGACAGAATCATCAAAACTGTATATTTGGATGGGATAACATATAATTTGCCGCAAAACCTCATGCTAAATCAGTAATTTCAAGATCGACAGATGAAATTTTGATTGAATTCTAGTTAATTTGTTCCTTAAGTTCCTCAAAAGCCATGACATCCCCTGAGCCTCAAACTGATTTTGGAGAAAAAGCTCCACAAACGTCATTTGAGCCACCTTCTGGAAAACGGCGGTGGCTTTGGTTGAGTTTAGCCGCACTCCTATTGTTAGGGGGCGGAGCAACTCTAGTCTGGCGTTTACTGACTCCACAAAATTCAGCACCTTCAAATACTAACGCTCAACCTCAAGGGGTAAGAGTCAAAATATCAACAGTACAAAGCGGCATAATTGAGGAAAGTTCAGATTTTATTGCTAGTCTAAAATCCCTGCGCTCAGTCACGCTCCAACCGAGGATTCAGGGTCAAGTTACCCAGATACTTGTCAAATCTGGAGATCCTGTCGTCGAAGGAGCGGCAATTCTCCAAGTAGATCCTACACAACCAGCAGGTATCAGTGGAAGCAATACTGTGCCTCAAGCATTTTTAATGCAACTGGCAAATGCCCGCGCCACACTCAAATCTTTAGAAGCAGAACGACCATCCTACGTTGCGAATCTGCAATTGTACCAGCAGAACTACGAAAAGTTTGTCAGTCTAGCTGAACAAGGAGCCGTGTCTCGACAGACTAGCAATCAGTTTGCTAATCGGCTGGCCAATGCTAAGACTAGCCTGGATGCAATTGATTCCAGGATTCAAGCACAACGAGCCACCATCTTACAGGCTGAAAAATCCTTGCAGCAATCTAATGTAAATACTCAAACACAACAGCCCCAGTCTGACAAAATTACCGCTCCTTTTAGTGGCACAGTTGGCAACATCCCTGTGAAAGTCGGTGATTTAGTTAATACTTCTACACCATTAGTTAATATCACGCAAAATCGACCTTTAGAAGTGAATATCTCTGTACCACTACAGCAAGGGCCCCAATTGCGTAAGGGTATGCCAGTAGAGGTGATGAACACACAAGGTCAAAAGCTTGGTAGAAGTAGGATATTTTTTATTGCACCCAATGCCAGCAATGAAACACAAACGATACTGATTAAAGCACTTTTTGACAACACTAACAGTCAGCTACGTGCAGATCAATTA
This portion of the Nostoc sp. GT001 genome encodes:
- a CDS encoding LemA family protein, whose protein sequence is MGLLIFAVALVAIVAVIIINSYNDLVKYRNRYKNAYSQIDVQLQRRYDLIPNLVETAKGYMKHERETLEAVIAARNSAINASGRAAQNPGDPQAMQQLGNAEGALTGALSRLMVLSESYPELKADRAMTQVMEELSSTENRIAFARQAFNDAVTLYNTKSESFPSNLVANTFNFTVAELLPEATPEIRNAPRVSF
- the psaK gene encoding photosystem I reaction center subunit PsaK, whose amino-acid sequence is MLTSTLLAAATTPLQWSPTVGLIMIIANIVAIAFGKSSIKYPNAEPGLPSANFFGGFGLPALLATTAFGHILGVGTILGLHNLGRI
- a CDS encoding efflux RND transporter periplasmic adaptor subunit, with product MTSPEPQTDFGEKAPQTSFEPPSGKRRWLWLSLAALLLLGGGATLVWRLLTPQNSAPSNTNAQPQGVRVKISTVQSGIIEESSDFIASLKSLRSVTLQPRIQGQVTQILVKSGDPVVEGAAILQVDPTQPAGISGSNTVPQAFLMQLANARATLKSLEAERPSYVANLQLYQQNYEKFVSLAEQGAVSRQTSNQFANRLANAKTSLDAIDSRIQAQRATILQAEKSLQQSNVNTQTQQPQSDKITAPFSGTVGNIPVKVGDLVNTSTPLVNITQNRPLEVNISVPLQQGPQLRKGMPVEVMNTQGQKLGRSRIFFIAPNASNETQTILIKALFDNTNSQLRADQLVRARVFWNQRPGVLIPTTAMTRVGGDTFVYVVETETSPQGVSQQVARQRRVKLGEIKGNNYQVIEGLQPEDKVIISGLLNLRDGVAIVPEF